A region from the Benincasa hispida cultivar B227 chromosome 10, ASM972705v1, whole genome shotgun sequence genome encodes:
- the LOC120089003 gene encoding secreted RxLR effector protein 161-like yields the protein MTQPSGVLGKHLSIADGTPLDDPFIYRSTIGALQYLTTTRPDIAYIVNHLSKFLQRPIDIHWQAVKRILRYISATKHFGLLFQPSSDLSIFAYSDADWDSNIDDQKSIAAYCVFIGNNLVSWSSKKQMVVAQSSTESEYWVLAYTASEVIWLNQLMSELGMLSSIKPIIWCDNLSTATIATNHVFHARTKHIEINTHFVRDHVLWGALEVRYVPLASHLPTASQNRSHTLTSSLFVSNSA from the exons ATGACACAACCCTCTGG TGTGCTTGGCAAACACCTATCCATTGCTGATGGTACTCCTCTCGATGATCCCTTTATCTACAGAAGCACAATTGGTGCACTGCAATACCTTACCACAACAAGACCTGATATTGCATACATCGTCAATCACTTAAGCAAATTTCTTCAAAGACCAATTGATATTCACTGGCAGGCTGTCAAACGTATCCTTCGGTACATCAGCGCCACTAAACACTTTGGTTTGTTATTCCAACCTAGCTCCGACCTATCAATCTTTGCATACTCTGATGCAGATTGGGATTCCAACATCGATGACCAAAAATCAATTGCAGCATACTGTGTATTCATTGGAAACAATCTCGTGTCTTGGTCATCCAAAAAGCAAATGGTTGTTGCTCAATCGAGTACTGAATCTGAATACTGGGTCTTAGCATACACTGCCTCTGAAGTTATCTGGCTTAATCAACTGATGTCGGAACTTGGAATGTTGTCCTCTATAAAGCCCATCATCTGGTGTGATAACTTAAGCACCGCTACGATTGCCACCAATCATGTGTTTCATGCCAGAACTAAACACATTGAGATTAACACTCATTTTGTAAGAGATCATGTTCTTTGGGGAGCCTTGGAAGTTCGGTACGTTCCTTTGGCCAGTCACTTGCCGACTGCCTCACAAAATCGCTCACACACTCTCACTTCCAGTCTCTTCGTTTCAAACTCGGCGTAA